The Alkalihalophilus pseudofirmus nucleotide sequence CATATGGGTGAGTTAGATCCGGAACCTCTAACGCATCTTTCATACGGCAGTCAACCTTCAGATAAATCAGAAGGTCCTTTAGGTTTTGGGTTAATCAATCCGAATACAGAAGATCCTCTTATTTTTCTATACGCACCCGGAGTAAGTATTATCCCTTCATCAATCGAGGAGGAACTTCAATTTGAGGCTGGGATGGCGAGTACGTGGGATTATGCCATATCTGAAGACAAAGCGGAAAATGTAGAGCTAGGTGAAACCGTACTTTTAGCTGCTTATAGGCAGTCTTCTAACGGCTCGATCTCAGGCTTTAATTTTGAAAATGAGCAAGATCTAGAACAGATGGTAAAAAAATATTCGACGGTGTTGTTATTGAAAATGAAGATTGAAGAAGATATTGAGTGACTTTTAGGTCATGATTTTTACCCCGAAAACCTCCTAAACCATTTGTAAATAATGGGTAGGAGGTTTTATTATGGTTAAATGAAAGAATCTTAAAAATTTAGTTTACTTGCTACATAATATTTTCCTTCCATCTCATAAGCGATATAGCCAACTTCACCATCTGAAACTTCTCTTCCCTCTATTTGATATAATTTTGTATTTTTTGCGATCTCTTTTGCTTCGCCATTTTTCTCTACGTCACGATTAACAACAACTGAGATTTCCCCAATTTCTCCTAGGATCTCCTCTTCTGAGATAGGTTCATTTGTAGCAATGTATAGATTGTCGTTCCACATAAAATGAGGAGCGTCAATCTTATTTGAGCACCCAGCTAATAATAAGAGAATTATTAGTCCTATCCAAATCACTCGTACCAACGTATAAACACTCCTTTTCTTTTTCATTTCATTTCAAGGAAAACTTTATATTATTATACCTACATAAGGAAGGAAGTGGTAAAAAGATATTCTGTAACAAGCAATTTGCTTATGCATAATTCTTACTCTTGTTGAAGACACTACTCACATATATGTGAAGGAGGTTTTCAACATGTCCACTGGTAAAAGCCATAACCATAAGAGAAAAGGTCACCCTGGTGCCTTTCCTGAAGGCAGCGAAAACGTGCAGGCTAAAAACACGGATACTAAAACACCTGAAGAAGAAGGATATTTGTCTACTAAAGAAGCATTTAAAAACCGTGTAACGGAAGAGTAAGAATAGAAGCTGCGGCCTGAAATTGTATGATTTCAGGCTGTTTATGCGTTGGTTTGTTAGTTTATTAAGCGGGTTCCTCGCATAATTGGGCCGTTTGCTGAACCAGTTAAGAAAGTGCTGCCCACAATGGACAGCACTTTCATTATATAAACAACTGACAAGTATTTTTAAACGAACTTAGCATTTTATGAACGAATTTCCTAATTTTTAAACGAACTTAGCATTTTTATAAACAAACGGAGCAAATATTTGGAAAATACTTCTTCCTAGTCACCGGTACTACCCTCGTCTTTCCATCAAATTCATCCCCACTCCCATACATAAGACTCCTATAAGCAACAGGATGGAGATTGGTTCGGCGAGAGAGACGATTCCTCGGTCATAAAGAGCGGCCCCTTTTAATGCTTCCATTCCATACAGAATCGGCATGCCTTTTGATAAGGTTAACAGAATATCGTTTGTTACCGCTTCGATTGGCCAATATGCTCCGCCAAGCATCGCCATTCCACTTGCAACAATGGGTATAATCGCATTTAACTGCTGCGACGATTTGGAGAGTCCAATCAACAAGATTCCAACAGCAACAATGGTAAATGTGTAGCATGCAATGACAAACAGAACCGTACCTATTCGATCCCCTAAATCAAAACCAAATCCATAGATAAACAGGATAAATATTAGGATGATTTGTAAATATCCGATCACAAAGCTGAATGCTAAGTGGCCAAGATACACCTGCCACTTTTTAACCGGTGAAATGATTAAACGATCCCACGTTCCAAGCTGCTTTTCATCTACTACATTCATTAAACTATAGATAATCGTATAAATGACAAAGAATAAAGTCATTCCAACTAAAGCATGAACTTGCTCAAATTGATTAGAAGAAGACTGGTCCCCTCCTAATGCTGACGTTTTCACTTGTAATGCAGGCTCCTGCATGTATTCAATAACGTTTGATCGAAACTCCTTATTTTCAAGGGAAGAATCTAACTGCTGCAAGCGTAGTTCTTCTCGGTAAACCTTTTGTAGATAAGTTTCAATTGCAAATCGTGAAGGATCTTCCGTTGCTACGACAATCCTGTAGTCATCTGGTAAAAGCTTAAGTGCCAGACTTTCTTCTCCTAATGATACAGATTGTTTGGCTGCATTTTCTTCGACCCAAACAAACTCATAAGCATCTGATTCATTTAAAGTCGTGATCCAAGCTTCTTTTTCTTCTTCAGTTAAAGAGTCATCAGCAAAAGTAGAGATTGTTAGCTGGTGATCGCCCGATGAAAATCCTGCGATAAACGCAACAAAGATGATCGTTAAGACAAAGAATGACAGCACTAACATAGGAGATCTTCTGAACCTTTGCCATTGTAGTAAAAAGACAGATTTCATCCTACACGGACCTCCTTTTTGGAAACACAAGAACACTGAGCGCTAATAACACAACAGTGATTATCATGATCCGGAGTAAAAGCGGCCAAACAGCCACCATTCCAAGTCCTTGCATCCACTGCAAGTAAGCCGTTAATGCTGCCCCGTTCGGCGTCCAGTTTCCAATTTCGCGAACAATTTCAGGCATTCCTGTGGTCGGGAAAAAGCTTCCTCCGGCAAAGGCAAGGATCGTTACAAGTCCTCCAGCAAATACGTATGACACACTGTCTGTATCCCATTTAGTTGAAAGAGCAGTTAATAATGCGGCAAACCCTCCTACACAAATAGAAAGCAATAATGATATCAATCCCATGCCTGCCCAAAATTCCACTGATTCAAAGGAAAAGGATTGGAATAACAAGGCGGATAAACTAAATAAAATAACAAGCTGCAAAAAATGATATGACGGTAGCTGCGATTGCTTTTCCACTTAAATAAGCCATTGGTGATGTACCTGAGAGCATAATTCGGTGAAAAACATGCTGCTTCTTTTCTACAAACGCCTTACTTGAAATGGTTGAGCCTACAAATAGAACAAACATGACTGCCATTCCAATTGTGTAGTACTGAAAAGAAGATATCGGTTCCGTTGCCGTAATGGTTTCCACCCCGCCAACCTCGGTCGCTTCTGCTTCAGTTATTGCTGCCCCACTCTCCCCCGCTGCTTGTGCAATAGCCGTCTCAAAATTCAAGGTGTCAACAAAGCTTTCCATAATGTTTTCGAGCACAGTTGTTTTCAAGGAGTATTCATTTACGGTGATTTCTAACTCACTTTCGCTGCTTTTGTTTAGTATCATTTTATTTAAAATACGGTATGTGAAATTATTTGGTATAGTAATGATTGCATCAACGCTGCCTTCTTTTAATTGCTGTTTTGCAGCAGCTTCGTTTAGCTCGGTAATTTCTAAGAGCTCTTTCACTTCATCATTAGAGAATAATTGATGAAGCATTGGAATCGGACTGACTTCAGCAGCTGTTGCTCCTAACGTTTCTACTGCCTCATCAGGCAGGCCGCTCCCTCTCAGATCTTCAACAAACTGTGCAATCCCCTCTTCTTCATGATCATTTTGCACGATGGCTACGTTCATGTGCAGGGCTTCCGTATCTCCGCCAAGCAGTCCTCTTAATGCAAAGCCAAGAATTGTTAAAAGGATAAACGGCATGGCAAGCAGGACAATTAATTCACTTCGATCGCGGATCAGCACGAGAATATCTTTTTTCAAAAATGTACCCATCATATCCCCCCCTAGTCTCTTAGCTTTCTGCCCGTTAAGTGTAAGAAAACATCTTCTAAGGTCGGGACTTGGACGTTTACATTCAAAATATGCGCTTGATGTTTTTCTGCCTCTTGGAAAATCGTTGCTAAAAGCCTGCTTCCCTTTGGTACAATCAGCTTCAAGCCTTTCTCCGTTTCAATCGTTTGCCGGATGCTGTCATGCGTTTTTAAATCGGCAGTGAGATTCGGGTATGGTTTATCGAGTTCTAGAATGATTGTTTCTTCACCAGATAGAATGCTTTTTAACTCTTCTTTTGTGCCGCTCGCCATGACCCGGCCGTGATCCATAACGTAGACGCGGTCACACAGCCTCTCTACCTCTTCCATGTAGTGGCTTGTGTAGAGCACAGTCAGTCCCTTCTCCTCATTTAAATGACGCACGGTTTCTAAAATATGACTACGTGATTGAGGATCGATTCCGACCGTCGGCTCATCCATAATAAGAATCTCCGGTTCATGCAGCATCGCAGCGGCCATATTAATCCGGCGCTGCATCCCGCCAGAATACGTTTTAACAACCTCTTTTTGCCTTCCTTCTAGTCCTACAATTTCAAGCACCTCTTGGATTCTCTTTTCTAACGTTTTCCCTTTTAGCCCGTAGAGCCTGCCGAAGAACTTAAGGTTTTCATACGCCGTCAGTTCGGTGTATAACGCAATTTCCTGTGGTACGATGCCTAACACATTCCTCATTTTACTCGGATTCTTAATCACACTTTCTCCGTGCAAATACACCTCACCTGACGTTGGTTTGACTAATGTAGAAATCATGGAGATTGTCGTTGATTTGCCTGCCCCGTTCGGACCTAGGAGACCAACTGATTCCCCTTTATCTAAATACAGACTCACCCCGTCTACTGCAGGCTTTGTTTTAAATGCTTTTTTCAATGCTTCTGTCTCAAGCATGCTTCATCCCTCCCAAACAAAACTTCAACCTATGAAATAGTATATAAACGAAAAGACAGTGCGCACACTGTCTTCAGTCATCACTTATGTATCTACCTATGACTTGAGTCACTTTTTCTACACCACATTGTGGCGGATCGCATAAATCGCCAGCTGTGTGCGGTCACGTAAGCTTAATTTATCAAGAATCGCACTAATATGATTTTTGATCGTGCCGACAGATAAAGAAAGCTCTTCTGAGATCTCTTTATTGCTTAGCCCTTCGCCAACAAGCTTCATAATCGCTAACTCCCTTGGGGTAATGGTCGGGTCTACCGTGGCATCCTGCGTTTTCTGCATTAATCGTGGCATCACTTTTGCTGCAACATGCTCCTCGATTGACAGCCCGCCTGATAAACAGCTCCTGATCGCCCGGATTAACTCAACCGCATCAGCATCTTTCAGCATATAGCCGCGAGCCCCGTTACGCAGCGCCTGAAGCGCGTATTCATCGTCATTAAAGGTCGTCAAGATTAATACCTTTCGTTCAGGCCAGCGAGAATGCATAATCCGTGCTGCTTCTAGTCCGTCCATTACAGGCATACGGATATCCAGGATGATGACATCAAAATACTGGCTTTCACATAAGGCGACTGCCTCTTTCCCGTTCGCAGCCTCACCCGTCACCTTTAGCTCTGTATCTGTTTCAATCATCATTTTCAATCCTTGTCTGACCATTCCCTGATCCTCTGCTAATAAAATACGTACCATCCTACCCCTCCTTCCTATCTTGTATCGGCAATGTACCGCGTACAACAAATTGACGATTTCCTTGAAAGATTTCAAGCTGTCCTGAAACATTCTCTACTCTCTCTCGCATCGATTTTAGTCCAAACCCTTCTGTATAAGGCCTTTCTTCCTTTAATGGATTCGTGACTTCAAAGCGAAATACCTCCCCGGCAGGTGCTTCAAACGTAATACTCACTTCACGGCCTCCGCTGTGGCGCATCATATTCGTCAGAGCTTCTTGAATTGCTCGATAAACGGTAATCATTTGCTCATTAGAAAGAGCGGCTGAGAAGGCACCAGGTTTTAACGAAAATTGAATCCGTAAAAAATTCTCTGATTCAAGTTTTCTGATTAAATTCATAATCGCAGATATCCCGCCAACCTCATCTTGTTTTAATGTTTTAACCGCACTTCTTGTTTCATCCAAGCTTTCCTTGGCTAGTTCCTTTAGCTTTAGCAAATCGGATGCTGTCTGCACGTCAGCTTTAAGCCTTGAGACTTCGATCTGCATTAAGAGCGCCGTTAATTTATGACCAACTGAATCATGGATATCTCGTGCAATCTGGGTGCGCTCCTCCTGCCTTACAAGGTGCTCGCTTGCAGCTACCTGTCGTTTTACTTTACGGTATTCACTTAAAAGAGCTTCATTTCGCGCAGTAACCTCTTTGTGACTGTTGTAATAATGATAGAAAGCAATGAAGCCCAACCCGACCATGCTGAAATAGAGGATCAGAAACACTGCAGATAAAGAAGGATACCCAAGCATCGTTGGTGCCAATGCTACGCCCAATAGGAGGACACCCAACATTCCTGCATACCATTTAGGTACATGCAGCACTGCCTTCCCCAAAATAAGTGAATAAATGAACAACGTATGAGGATTAGGTTCAGTAAGCGGCTCGGGCCATAATGTCAGCGTGGTGATGATTGCTGCAGAAGCTAAGATCATCGTAAAGATCGTTTCACGTCTTTTATAAAGCGCAGATATAAAGAATAATGCAAAAAAGGCCGCTGTTCCAATCAAGTGCTGCGGAGTTATGGATGTGTGTATTATGGCCGCTGTCCAAGAGATGCCTAGTATAGCTAGCCATAACCAGTATGAAGGCATAGTGTTTTCCCTCCTCTCTGATGTTAAATATTTATTGGTAGATGTCTTTTTTAACCAGTTAATTGTAGCAGAGATAAGGGTGTGAGGGGAAGGTTTGAAGTAACATGTATTAGCTGAACATCTGGTTTGTAGCACCTCTATCCCTTTCCTTATAATCATAGTTCAAATGGAGCAATTCCATACGAACCTACTAACCTTGTTATGTCACCTGTGATTATATGGTAAATTTAGAAAGGTGTATTTCATTTACGAATTTTAAGATTAGGTGTGATGTGGGTGCAAAAACGTATAGTAGTTTTGACTATGGTAGCAATACTCGGATTGGTGAGTTATTTTACAGTAAGACTTATGAATAATGAGGCCACTGCTTTAAACGATTCATTTACGAAAGAGTTCATTGTAGAGGAGTTTGTAGAGGAGTTTGTAGAGGAGTTTGTAGAGGAGTTTGTAGAGGAGGATTTTCATTTATTCGAATCTAAAACTGGTCAATATCGGATGCTTTTTCCAAATGAGTTTCAAATGATTAGTGAGCCGCCGGAGTTTTATGGGAGGCAGGGAGATTATTATGAGCATTGGGCCGCGCAAATTTTTAATGAGAAAAGTAATGGAATTAGCTATTATTTCACAGTGAAGTTTAGAGAAGATGAAGGGGACTTCCATGAAATTCGGTTAAATAGAATGTTAGAGGATAATTCATATAACGGACTTTTTGAAGAGCTAGTAACAAAAGATAAAATTATCTCTCATGGCTCTTCGTTTTGGGATTCTAATGATCCAAGGGGCGACAAAAAAGATCCAAATAAATATAACGCAAATGTATTTTTCGGACTCATAGTTGATACTAACTCACATCGTTCAATAGTAATTAACTACTCAACAATTTGTTATAAAGAGGAACTAGGCTGCGATTTAAATAGTGATAAAGAATATGAGTTTGCTTTGAAATTAATGAAAAGTATTGAATTCCTTAACCCTTAAGCGAACTAAGAATCGCCTTCTATACCTTTATAACTACCTCACTCGCCCCCCACTCTTTTTTATTAGTCCTTATGAATCAATTTGCAACTATACTCTGCTGAATGCGTTAAAGTAATTGTGATTATATGGTAAATTTTAATAAATGTTATTTTTCTATGAATTTATGATTAGGTGTGATGTGGGTGCAAAAGCGAATTGGAATGATTAGTTTATTCTTTTTACTTGTGTTAGGAGGTTTTTTTGTAGTGAAAGCCATGAATGGTGAAGCGACTGCTTTGAACGATTCGTTTACGAAAGAATTCATTGCAGAGGAGTTTGTTGAGGAGGATTTTCATTTATTCGAATCTAAGACTGGTCAATATCGGATGCTGTTTCCAAATGAGTTTCAGATGATTAGTGAGCCGCCGGAGTTTTATGGGAGGCGAGGCGAAGGCTTTGAAATGTGGAATGCTATGGTTTATGAAGATACTAATGATGGGATACGCTATGACTTTAGAGTTATGTTTAGGGAGTCAGAAGCAGATTTAACCAGTACAAGACTAAATGTTTTACTGGAAAACAATTCTTATCAAAATCAATATGATGAATTAGATAATGATCGTACAATTATTTATCACGGTTTATCACACTGGGAAATGAATGATACAAAAAGTGAGTTTAGAGATCCGAAGCAAAGCCCGGCTAATAATTTTTTTGGACTTATAAAAGATCGGCATTCAAACCGAACGATAGAATTCGTTTATTCAACAATTTGCTATAAAGAAGAACTAGGCTGCAAAATAGACAGTGATGAACAGTATAAGTTCGCTTTAAAACTAATGAAGAGTATTGAATTTACAGGTCAAGGGGATTAATTATGAGTAAACCAACACTAGATAATAAAACCCGGAATTATTTAACCGAATTACAATATACTGATGATTTTACCGTAGAAGATGTTAGGACAATTATTCATGAAAGATCTAAAAGTGACTTATCAGATATTGATATGAGGGTTTACCATAGTAAAGATTTAAATATTGGAATAGAGTCAGGGTTTGATGGTTCTGCTATACACCTATATAACGAAGATCAAAACATAAATGAAGTATACTATATTTTTCGTGGTACAGCGAAATTTGAGGATATCTATTATAATGCTGCTGGAATTGCCACGGCTTCTAACAATGATCAAATAGAGGATGCGGGAGAATTTTTTAAAAAAGTACAAAATAAACTTTCAACAGTGAATCAAGAATTATATGGGGATGGTCATTCATTAGGGGGACATCTTATAACAAGTTTAGCATTGAATACAAAAGCTTTCTCTGATGTTAGAGGATTAAATGATGCCCCAATAAATGTTTTTCAGATGGCTACATACGATAGAGAATTCAATAGATATTTGGTTAATCACACTGGAGAATTCGATACCAACAAAATAAAAGAAGAAACCATCACAGCCCTTGCTCGTGATTTCTACAAGGAACAATCGAAAGTGATCAGCCACACTCGGGTTAAAGGTGATCCACTTTATTCGCAGAGCTTTCCTGGCAAATTGTACATTGGTGAGCAGATTCATTATATTGGCGATTTAGAGACGAGGGATTTTCCAGACGTTGGGCAGTACCCGTTATCTAATTTGGCTAAATACTCTCCTGTTCTCACATTAGATAAGCTTAGGTATGAATCAAAGGTTGGTTCGTTGTTTTGGCTGGTGCGGGAAACGGATCAACGCTTTGGGAGTGAAGGTGTGGAGTACGTCATGAAGAACTGGCAGGATATTCTTCGCCGCTCAGCTGCCAGACCAGAGGGTCAAATAGCTTTAGGAGCTTCTGGTACGTATTTATTGTACACAGCTCAGCAAGCTCTGAGAAGTCCGGGGATCTTATACCAGTCTTATGAGGTTAAGTCCAATTGGCACCTTGTCCATAACCACACTTTAGATGCGCTTATTTCCTCTTACAATGAACAACATGATACTAAGCAAACGATTTATCAAGTTCAAGATGTACTTTCTGGGGAGTATGTCCTTTTGAATAA carries:
- a CDS encoding ABC transporter permease, whose translation is MMGTFLKKDILVLIRDRSELIVLLAMPFILLTILGFALRGLLGGDTEALHMNVAIVQNDHEEEGIAQFVEDLRGSGLPDEAVETLGATAAEVSPIPMLHQLFSNDEVKELLEITELNEAAAKQQLKEGSVDAIITIPNNFTYRILNKMILNKSSESELEITVNEYSLKTTVLENIMESFVDTLNFETAIAQAAGESGAAITEAEATEVGGVETITATEPISSFQYYTIGMAVMFVLFVGSTISSKAFVEKKQHVFHRIMLSGTSPMAYLSGKAIAATVISFFAACYFI
- a CDS encoding ABC transporter permease codes for the protein MKSVFLLQWQRFRRSPMLVLSFFVLTIIFVAFIAGFSSGDHQLTISTFADDSLTEEEKEAWITTLNESDAYEFVWVEENAAKQSVSLGEESLALKLLPDDYRIVVATEDPSRFAIETYLQKVYREELRLQQLDSSLENKEFRSNVIEYMQEPALQVKTSALGGDQSSSNQFEQVHALVGMTLFFVIYTIIYSLMNVVDEKQLGTWDRLIISPVKKWQVYLGHLAFSFVIGYLQIILIFILFIYGFGFDLGDRIGTVLFVIACYTFTIVAVGILLIGLSKSSQQLNAIIPIVASGMAMLGGAYWPIEAVTNDILLTLSKGMPILYGMEALKGAALYDRGIVSLAEPISILLLIGVLCMGVGMNLMERRG
- a CDS encoding response regulator, yielding MVRILLAEDQGMVRQGLKMMIETDTELKVTGEAANGKEAVALCESQYFDVIILDIRMPVMDGLEAARIMHSRWPERKVLILTTFNDDEYALQALRNGARGYMLKDADAVELIRAIRSCLSGGLSIEEHVAAKVMPRLMQKTQDATVDPTITPRELAIMKLVGEGLSNKEISEELSLSVGTIKNHISAILDKLSLRDRTQLAIYAIRHNVV
- a CDS encoding ABC transporter ATP-binding protein produces the protein MLETEALKKAFKTKPAVDGVSLYLDKGESVGLLGPNGAGKSTTISMISTLVKPTSGEVYLHGESVIKNPSKMRNVLGIVPQEIALYTELTAYENLKFFGRLYGLKGKTLEKRIQEVLEIVGLEGRQKEVVKTYSGGMQRRINMAAAMLHEPEILIMDEPTVGIDPQSRSHILETVRHLNEEKGLTVLYTSHYMEEVERLCDRVYVMDHGRVMASGTKEELKSILSGEETIILELDKPYPNLTADLKTHDSIRQTIETEKGLKLIVPKGSRLLATIFQEAEKHQAHILNVNVQVPTLEDVFLHLTGRKLRD
- a CDS encoding sensor histidine kinase, whose protein sequence is MPSYWLWLAILGISWTAAIIHTSITPQHLIGTAAFFALFFISALYKRRETIFTMILASAAIITTLTLWPEPLTEPNPHTLFIYSLILGKAVLHVPKWYAGMLGVLLLGVALAPTMLGYPSLSAVFLILYFSMVGLGFIAFYHYYNSHKEVTARNEALLSEYRKVKRQVAASEHLVRQEERTQIARDIHDSVGHKLTALLMQIEVSRLKADVQTASDLLKLKELAKESLDETRSAVKTLKQDEVGGISAIMNLIRKLESENFLRIQFSLKPGAFSAALSNEQMITVYRAIQEALTNMMRHSGGREVSITFEAPAGEVFRFEVTNPLKEERPYTEGFGLKSMRERVENVSGQLEIFQGNRQFVVRGTLPIQDRKEG
- a CDS encoding DUF6792 domain-containing protein; this encodes MSKPTLDNKTRNYLTELQYTDDFTVEDVRTIIHERSKSDLSDIDMRVYHSKDLNIGIESGFDGSAIHLYNEDQNINEVYYIFRGTAKFEDIYYNAAGIATASNNDQIEDAGEFFKKVQNKLSTVNQELYGDGHSLGGHLITSLALNTKAFSDVRGLNDAPINVFQMATYDREFNRYLVNHTGEFDTNKIKEETITALARDFYKEQSKVISHTRVKGDPLYSQSFPGKLYIGEQIHYIGDLETRDFPDVGQYPLSNLAKYSPVLTLDKLRYESKVGSLFWLVRETDQRFGSEGVEYVMKNWQDILRRSAARPEGQIALGASGTYLLYTAQQALRSPGILYQSYEVKSNWHLVHNHTLDALISSYNEQHDTKQTIYQVQDVLSGEYVLLNKQDLREFGLRYEHAIEQKYLILQELRAFLHQEIDDLYDEVKRDLNAKMTSLESSPGSIVSTPKRSSGGVLGGSLSDFRTLDRIEFDRSFKPMDEAITNPVNNVINQIENEINHLESFVSSFQATYLEMFATDESIASSIGTYAR